The following proteins are encoded in a genomic region of Saccharopolyspora antimicrobica:
- a CDS encoding cysteine hydrolase family protein: protein MNKALLVVDVQESFRQRPLWQAISNPDIVTKVNRLVDLARAEGDLVVWALHSEPGSGGVFDPVNGHNRLQEGLVPADGEPLLTKTSHNAFTTTNLHQLLTQRGVRELAVAGIRTEQCCETTTRVASDLGYDVTFVTDATATNPIAHRDAPADQTVAELLADPRTLHSAEIIARTEYALSGRFATIRTVAELTGTSD from the coding sequence GTGAACAAAGCACTTCTCGTCGTCGACGTCCAGGAATCGTTCCGGCAGCGACCGCTGTGGCAGGCCATCTCCAACCCCGACATCGTCACCAAGGTCAACCGCCTGGTCGACCTCGCCCGCGCCGAGGGAGACCTGGTGGTCTGGGCGCTGCACAGCGAACCCGGCAGCGGTGGCGTGTTCGACCCGGTCAACGGTCACAACCGGCTCCAGGAGGGGCTCGTGCCCGCCGACGGCGAGCCGCTGCTGACCAAGACCTCGCACAACGCCTTCACCACCACGAACCTGCACCAGCTGCTGACGCAGCGCGGGGTCCGCGAGCTCGCCGTGGCCGGCATCCGCACCGAGCAGTGCTGCGAGACCACCACTCGGGTGGCCTCCGACCTCGGCTACGACGTCACGTTCGTGACCGATGCGACGGCGACCAACCCGATCGCGCACCGCGACGCCCCGGCCGACCAGACGGTGGCCGAGCTGCTGGCCGACCCGCGGACGCTGCACAGCGCGGAGATCATCGCTCGCACCGAGTACGCGCTGTCCGGCCGCTTCGCCACCATTCGCACCGTCGCGGAGCTCACCGGCACATCGGACTGA
- a CDS encoding thioesterase family protein has product MSETTGGEPFFTPDGDQLVPAPHANSPWAPDMMHGRLFGGLLARALEQEHGDPGLHFSRLTVDLFRNAKLAPVRVETQRVRDGRRIRVADATVFAGDAPVARASAVMLRRGEQPAGTIPATSAWDAPAPGEIGPPRPDPNGWIPPFDVWILDTDGKPTADWRASGPRRAWVRDRCDLVAGEAMSPLVRVALAGDFASPLVNFDQDGTLEFINADYTLTLGRLPRGEVIGVEATGQLSADGIAAGSCTFHDTEGPIGFSALTAVANPASK; this is encoded by the coding sequence ATGTCCGAAACCACCGGTGGCGAACCGTTCTTCACCCCGGACGGCGACCAGCTCGTCCCGGCTCCGCACGCGAACAGCCCTTGGGCGCCGGACATGATGCACGGGCGGTTGTTCGGCGGGCTGCTCGCACGCGCCCTGGAACAAGAGCACGGCGACCCGGGCCTGCACTTCAGCCGGTTGACCGTGGACCTGTTCCGCAACGCCAAGCTCGCCCCGGTGCGGGTGGAGACGCAGCGCGTCCGCGACGGCCGCCGCATCCGGGTCGCCGACGCGACGGTGTTCGCCGGGGACGCACCGGTCGCGCGGGCGAGCGCCGTCATGCTGCGCCGCGGCGAGCAGCCCGCGGGCACCATCCCCGCCACGTCCGCTTGGGACGCTCCGGCACCGGGCGAGATCGGCCCGCCCCGCCCGGATCCCAACGGCTGGATCCCGCCGTTCGACGTGTGGATCCTCGACACCGACGGCAAGCCCACCGCGGACTGGCGGGCCAGCGGACCGCGCCGCGCGTGGGTGCGGGACCGGTGCGACCTGGTGGCGGGAGAGGCGATGTCGCCGCTCGTGCGCGTCGCGCTGGCGGGCGATTTCGCCAGTCCGCTGGTGAACTTCGACCAGGACGGAACGCTGGAGTTCATCAACGCCGACTACACGCTCACCCTCGGCCGGCTGCCGCGCGGCGAGGTCATCGGCGTCGAGGCGACCGGGCAGCTCAGCGCGGACGGCATCGCCGCGGGCAGCTGCACGTTCCACGACACCGAAGGTCCGATCGGCTTCAGCGCGCTGACCGCGGTGGCCAACCCCGCGAGCAAGTGA
- a CDS encoding M14 family zinc carboxypeptidase: MAMFTFRGSGRSKWATGAAALVVSLPLLAVPQAAAAPSCDPFTPPVVDDSVPTAREVLGTDLGEREVTTEESDTYLRALADASPNVVDGELATSVQGRPLRYAVVGQEKWVRPGALENIGRQLNRLRDPNTPEPVAQRIIRDTPAVLWVAGNVHGDEESGTDAALRVLYELTARTDCTAQSILDNAVVVVLPTQNPDGREADTRRNAYGFDMNRDWFARTQPETEGKLEKLRELPPQMFIDAHEMGSPDYFFPPNADPVYHDIGETPLNWVYNVYGPAMQQAFGRFGIPYFNGESYDLMYLGYGDTVPLTGFNAAGMTFEKNSGDPVPERVGEQYTAIWATLMAAGAQDRQLLAEWRGEHVEAQRQGAAGELEPNQLYWNDGEITNPVPDIAVKHYFLRTDDPAKSAEVQRLARRLQRMDVDVYRLTTPLEVPDYTEYGRAEQPATLPAGTLWIPMAQGQKHWVQAMLNENSYVPFPYFYDVTAWSGPLVENISGGRSGADLRPRAMPLPEQPEPVARPVVDAPRTAVWQLPGGSAATESAGWLRWWLDDQRMDFGDLTAEQIAAGALAGHDVLVVPNGSDQEAFDALGEQGRAALTEWVRGGGTLIALRDASRLAVRLGLTSATYAEPTSDIPGALIRMQVDQDSPLAEGVGPTAWAMYEYEAVWSAPEESSVAAFPAEGDPDWYVSGFAEGAEQLHGKTAVVDEAAGSGRVVLFGFDPNYRAFTNGTAKLLRNAMTGPRPANAPQAAAAVRAVPTAATPGRLILSVRPAVADQVQRLIGERGASAEVVRGPELVRFKVDLGGLSADEHPWARRLADQVAGFGRDVVAISLP, from the coding sequence ATGGCGATGTTCACGTTCCGGGGATCCGGCCGCTCGAAGTGGGCGACCGGCGCAGCCGCGCTGGTCGTGTCCTTGCCGCTGCTCGCGGTGCCGCAGGCGGCCGCGGCGCCGTCCTGCGATCCGTTCACGCCGCCGGTGGTCGACGATTCGGTGCCGACGGCGCGCGAGGTCCTGGGCACCGACCTCGGCGAGCGCGAGGTCACCACCGAGGAGTCCGACACCTACCTGCGGGCGCTCGCCGACGCGAGCCCCAACGTCGTCGACGGCGAGCTGGCCACCTCGGTGCAGGGACGCCCGCTGCGCTACGCCGTGGTCGGCCAGGAGAAGTGGGTGCGGCCCGGCGCGCTGGAGAACATCGGCAGGCAGCTCAACAGGTTGCGCGACCCGAACACGCCGGAACCGGTCGCGCAGCGGATCATCCGCGACACCCCAGCCGTGCTGTGGGTCGCCGGGAACGTGCACGGCGACGAGGAGAGCGGCACGGACGCGGCGCTGCGCGTGCTCTACGAGCTGACGGCCCGCACCGACTGCACAGCGCAGAGCATCCTCGACAACGCGGTCGTGGTGGTGCTGCCGACGCAGAACCCGGACGGGCGGGAGGCCGACACCCGCCGCAACGCCTACGGCTTCGACATGAACCGCGACTGGTTCGCCCGCACCCAGCCCGAGACCGAGGGCAAGCTGGAGAAGCTGCGCGAGCTGCCGCCGCAGATGTTCATCGACGCCCACGAGATGGGCAGCCCGGACTACTTCTTCCCGCCCAACGCCGACCCGGTCTACCACGACATCGGCGAAACCCCGCTGAACTGGGTCTACAACGTGTACGGCCCGGCGATGCAGCAGGCGTTCGGCCGCTTCGGCATCCCGTACTTCAACGGCGAGTCCTACGACCTGATGTACCTCGGCTACGGCGACACCGTGCCGCTGACCGGCTTCAACGCGGCCGGGATGACCTTCGAGAAGAACTCCGGAGACCCGGTTCCGGAGCGGGTCGGCGAGCAGTACACCGCGATCTGGGCGACGCTCATGGCCGCCGGGGCGCAGGACCGGCAGCTGCTGGCCGAGTGGCGCGGTGAGCACGTGGAGGCGCAGCGGCAGGGCGCGGCCGGTGAGCTGGAGCCGAACCAGCTCTACTGGAACGACGGCGAGATCACCAATCCGGTGCCCGACATCGCGGTAAAGCACTACTTCCTGCGCACCGACGACCCGGCGAAGTCCGCCGAGGTGCAGCGCCTCGCGCGACGTCTCCAGCGGATGGACGTCGACGTCTACCGGCTGACCACGCCGCTGGAGGTCCCGGACTACACCGAGTACGGGCGCGCGGAGCAGCCGGCGACGCTGCCCGCCGGGACGCTGTGGATCCCGATGGCGCAGGGCCAGAAGCACTGGGTGCAGGCCATGCTCAACGAGAACAGCTACGTCCCGTTCCCCTACTTCTACGACGTGACGGCCTGGAGCGGCCCGCTGGTGGAGAACATCAGCGGTGGTCGTTCGGGTGCCGACCTGCGGCCGCGTGCGATGCCGTTGCCGGAGCAGCCTGAGCCGGTGGCGCGACCGGTCGTCGACGCTCCGCGCACGGCGGTCTGGCAGCTGCCGGGTGGCAGCGCGGCGACCGAGTCGGCGGGCTGGCTGCGCTGGTGGCTGGACGATCAGCGGATGGACTTCGGCGACCTCACCGCCGAGCAGATCGCGGCCGGTGCGCTCGCCGGTCACGACGTGCTGGTGGTCCCGAACGGTTCGGACCAGGAGGCCTTCGACGCGCTCGGCGAGCAGGGCCGGGCCGCGCTGACCGAGTGGGTCCGCGGCGGCGGAACGCTGATCGCGCTGCGCGACGCCTCGCGGCTGGCAGTGCGCCTGGGCCTCACCTCGGCGACCTACGCCGAGCCGACCTCGGACATCCCCGGCGCGCTGATCCGGATGCAGGTCGACCAGGACAGCCCGCTGGCCGAAGGCGTGGGACCGACGGCGTGGGCGATGTACGAGTACGAGGCGGTGTGGTCGGCCCCGGAGGAGTCGTCGGTGGCGGCGTTCCCCGCCGAGGGCGATCCGGACTGGTACGTCTCCGGGTTCGCCGAGGGCGCCGAGCAGCTGCACGGCAAGACCGCGGTCGTGGACGAAGCCGCAGGCAGCGGCCGGGTGGTGCTCTTCGGCTTCGACCCGAACTACCGGGCTTTCACCAACGGCACGGCCAAGCTGCTGCGCAACGCCATGACCGGGCCACGACCGGCGAACGCGCCCCAGGCCGCTGCGGCGGTCCGTGCGGTACCCACCGCTGCAACGCCGGGCCGGTTGATCCTCTCGGTGCGTCCGGCCGTCGCCGATCAGGTGCAGCGGCTGATCGGCGAACGCGGTGCCTCGGCCGAGGTGGTGCGCGGGCCGGAGCTGGTGCGCTTCAAGGTCGACCTCGGCGGGCTGAGCGCCGACGAGCACCCGTGGGCGCGGCGGCTGGCCGACCAGGTCGCCGGGTTCGGCCGCGACGTGGTGGCGATCAGCCTGCCGTGA
- a CDS encoding alkaline phosphatase D family protein, with amino-acid sequence MSGKLNRRKVLGIGGAGAAAVLLGTGAWSSAAADVRLRGGYPFSLGVASGDPLPDGVVLWTRLAPEPLAADGSGGMPAKPVQVQYEVATDESFRDVVRRGSATATPELGHSVHAEISGLQPGRDYFYRFRAAGELSPVGRTRTAPADAAALASLSFAFASCQHWKDGFFTAYEHMAGEDLDFVVHLGDYLYEYDQTDNKRGVALGSEFKSETASLDRYRLQYSLFKTDPHLQSAHAAFPWITTMDDHEVDNNWAGEISQDDDDTAVFLRRRAAAFQAMYENLPLRRTAMPDGPNVRLHRRLKFGDLADLTMIDTRQYRDDQPCGDGSKYDCAERLDPRRTILGEQQREWLLDGFYWNRSKWQILGNQAPMGETDLDAGPAKKLFMDPWDGYVAERNAVLAGAAHRGVRNLVVITGDRHQNYAWDLKRDFEDPDSPTVASEFVGTSISSGGDGADMTDEGRTMLAANPHMKFFNAQRGYVRCTLTPELWRSDYRVVPYIERRGAPISTRATYVVENGRPGVQPA; translated from the coding sequence ATGTCCGGGAAGCTGAATCGCCGCAAGGTGCTGGGCATCGGAGGTGCGGGCGCGGCCGCGGTCCTGCTGGGCACGGGTGCGTGGAGCAGCGCGGCGGCCGACGTGCGGCTTCGCGGCGGTTACCCGTTCTCGCTGGGCGTGGCCTCCGGTGATCCGCTGCCCGACGGCGTGGTGCTCTGGACCCGGCTGGCACCGGAACCGCTGGCCGCGGACGGATCCGGCGGCATGCCCGCGAAACCCGTGCAGGTGCAGTACGAAGTGGCCACCGACGAGTCGTTCCGCGACGTGGTGCGGCGCGGGTCGGCCACCGCGACCCCGGAGCTCGGGCACTCCGTGCACGCCGAGATCTCCGGCCTGCAGCCGGGCCGCGACTACTTCTACCGCTTCCGCGCCGCCGGTGAGCTGAGCCCGGTGGGCCGCACCAGGACCGCGCCCGCCGACGCCGCCGCGCTGGCCTCGCTGTCGTTCGCCTTCGCCTCCTGCCAGCACTGGAAGGACGGCTTCTTCACCGCCTACGAGCACATGGCGGGCGAGGACCTCGACTTCGTCGTGCACCTCGGCGACTACCTCTACGAGTACGACCAGACCGACAACAAGCGGGGCGTGGCGCTGGGCTCGGAGTTCAAGTCGGAGACCGCGAGCCTCGACCGCTACCGCCTGCAGTACTCGCTGTTCAAGACCGACCCGCACCTGCAGTCCGCGCACGCGGCGTTCCCGTGGATCACCACGATGGACGACCACGAGGTGGACAACAACTGGGCCGGGGAGATCTCCCAGGACGACGACGACACCGCGGTGTTCCTGCGGCGGCGGGCCGCGGCGTTCCAGGCGATGTACGAGAACCTGCCGCTGCGGCGCACCGCGATGCCCGACGGCCCGAACGTGCGGCTGCACCGCAGGCTGAAGTTCGGCGACCTGGCCGACCTCACCATGATCGACACCCGCCAGTACCGCGACGACCAGCCCTGCGGCGACGGCTCGAAGTACGACTGCGCCGAGCGGCTGGACCCGCGCCGCACCATCCTCGGCGAGCAGCAGCGGGAGTGGCTGCTGGACGGCTTCTACTGGAACCGCTCGAAGTGGCAGATCCTCGGCAACCAGGCGCCGATGGGCGAGACCGACCTCGACGCGGGCCCGGCGAAGAAGCTGTTCATGGACCCGTGGGACGGCTACGTGGCCGAGCGCAACGCGGTGCTGGCAGGTGCGGCCCACCGCGGCGTCCGCAACCTGGTGGTGATCACCGGTGACCGGCACCAGAACTACGCCTGGGACCTCAAGCGCGACTTCGAGGACCCGGACTCGCCCACGGTGGCCAGCGAGTTCGTCGGGACCTCGATCAGCAGCGGCGGCGACGGCGCCGACATGACCGACGAGGGCCGCACGATGCTCGCGGCCAACCCGCACATGAAGTTCTTCAACGCCCAGCGCGGCTACGTCCGCTGCACCCTGACCCCGGAGCTCTGGCGCAGCGACTACCGGGTGGTCCCGTACATCGAACGCCGGGGAGCACCGATCTCCACCCGGGCGACCTACGTCGTCGAGAACGGCCGCCCCGGCGTCCAGCCGGCCTGA
- a CDS encoding SixA phosphatase family protein: MVEAQRELVLIRHAKSAWPDDADDFDRPLAERGRRDAPALGRWLRKHAAAVELVLCSPATRARQTWELASREIPAEPVVKHDDRIYVASARELLLVVHEIPKTVLTAAVIGHNPGLEDLVSLLTGEPAVLKTAAIAVLSTSSPWSDIGENCATAVEFAKPRG, encoded by the coding sequence ATGGTGGAAGCGCAGCGCGAGCTGGTGCTGATCCGGCACGCGAAATCGGCCTGGCCGGACGACGCCGACGACTTCGACCGCCCGCTGGCCGAGCGCGGCCGCCGCGACGCACCGGCCCTCGGCCGCTGGCTGCGCAAGCACGCGGCGGCGGTCGAGCTGGTGCTGTGCTCACCGGCCACGCGCGCCCGCCAGACCTGGGAACTGGCCTCCCGGGAGATCCCGGCCGAGCCGGTGGTCAAGCACGACGACCGGATCTACGTGGCCTCGGCCCGCGAGCTCCTGCTGGTCGTCCACGAGATCCCGAAAACGGTGCTGACCGCCGCCGTCATCGGCCACAACCCCGGCCTGGAGGACCTGGTCAGCCTGCTCACCGGAGAACCCGCAGTGCTCAAGACCGCAGCGATCGCGGTCCTCAGCACCTCCAGCCCGTGGTCGGACATCGGCGAGAACTGCGCCACCGCAGTCGAATTCGCCAAACCGCGCGGCTGA
- a CDS encoding acyl-CoA dehydrogenase family protein produces MNFADLDPALRPLLTRHVGSMDRVEPVLSDVGAVAAGRLDELAAVAEANPPRLRQYDAAGERVDEVVYHPAYAEMSRLAFERFGFAAMSHRAGVHDWPTEVPHVVKYGLSYVFVQAEFGLFCPVSMTDSAARVLRRFGDRSLFEREIDGLSSPHFDSLLTGAMFMTEKQGGSDVGRTATEATPAGEHWTLRGQKWFASNVSADVILTLARVPGGPEGTKGLGMFMVPRLRPDGSRNTYRIDRLKDKLGSRSMASGEVTLEDCYALPVGDLSRGFLQMAEMVNVSRLSNAMRAVALMRRALTESVAHTRGRVAFGKPLFDQPLMRKTLLPMLLHAEAGLGFVLEAAATLDQADAGNAGARSLIRVLTPLGKYHLCKLARVVTGEAMEIRGGNGYIEDWINPRLLRDAHLGSIWEGSSNVIALDVLRCIRKDRAHELLADTAQQRLESITDPDVAAGAEHLKSEVDKVRALGESLLAADDDHAQALCGEFTDLAAQTTMAALLFEQADHEARTGLGYRKLLVANTYLHHVLRSSDPVPAALRWLDELVDGGAVPAQV; encoded by the coding sequence ATGAACTTCGCCGATCTCGACCCAGCGCTGCGACCCCTGCTGACCCGGCACGTCGGCTCGATGGACCGGGTGGAGCCGGTGCTGAGCGACGTCGGCGCGGTGGCGGCGGGGCGGCTCGACGAGCTGGCCGCGGTCGCGGAGGCCAACCCGCCGCGGCTGCGGCAGTACGACGCGGCGGGCGAACGGGTGGACGAAGTGGTCTACCACCCGGCCTACGCCGAGATGTCGCGGCTGGCGTTCGAGCGGTTCGGGTTCGCCGCGATGTCGCACCGGGCGGGCGTGCACGACTGGCCCACCGAGGTGCCGCACGTGGTCAAGTACGGCCTGTCCTACGTGTTCGTGCAGGCCGAGTTCGGGCTCTTCTGCCCGGTTTCGATGACCGACTCGGCCGCGCGGGTGCTGCGCAGGTTCGGCGACCGGTCGCTGTTCGAGCGCGAGATCGACGGGTTGAGCTCGCCGCACTTCGACTCGCTGCTGACGGGCGCGATGTTCATGACCGAGAAGCAGGGCGGCAGCGACGTCGGCCGCACCGCCACCGAGGCGACCCCGGCCGGTGAGCACTGGACGCTGCGCGGCCAGAAGTGGTTCGCCTCCAACGTTTCCGCCGACGTGATCCTCACCCTCGCGCGGGTTCCGGGCGGCCCCGAGGGCACCAAGGGGCTCGGGATGTTCATGGTGCCGCGGCTGCGCCCGGACGGAAGCCGCAACACCTACCGGATCGACCGGCTCAAGGACAAGCTCGGCAGCCGCTCGATGGCAAGCGGCGAGGTGACGCTGGAGGACTGCTACGCGCTGCCCGTCGGCGATCTCTCCCGCGGTTTCCTGCAGATGGCCGAGATGGTCAACGTCTCACGGCTGTCCAACGCCATGCGCGCGGTGGCGCTGATGCGACGGGCGCTCACCGAGTCGGTCGCGCACACCCGCGGTCGGGTGGCCTTCGGCAAACCGCTCTTCGACCAGCCGCTGATGCGCAAGACCCTGCTGCCGATGCTGCTGCACGCCGAAGCGGGCCTCGGATTCGTGCTGGAAGCCGCCGCCACGCTCGACCAGGCCGACGCCGGGAACGCCGGTGCGCGCAGCCTGATCCGCGTCCTGACGCCGCTGGGCAAGTACCACCTGTGCAAGCTGGCGCGCGTGGTGACCGGCGAGGCGATGGAGATCCGTGGCGGAAACGGCTACATCGAGGACTGGATCAACCCCAGGCTCCTGCGCGACGCGCACCTGGGCTCGATCTGGGAGGGCTCCAGCAACGTGATCGCACTCGACGTCCTGCGCTGCATCCGCAAGGACCGCGCCCACGAGCTGCTCGCCGACACCGCGCAGCAGCGCCTGGAGAGCATCACCGACCCGGATGTGGCTGCCGGCGCTGAACATCTGAAGTCCGAAGTGGACAAGGTGCGCGCGCTCGGGGAATCGTTGCTCGCCGCGGACGACGATCACGCGCAGGCGCTGTGCGGCGAATTCACCGACCTGGCGGCGCAGACGACGATGGCGGCACTGCTGTTCGAGCAGGCCGACCACGAAGCCCGCACCGGACTGGGCTACCGGAAGCTGCTGGTGGCCAACACCTACCTCCACCACGTGCTGCGGTCGTCCGACCCGGTCCCGGCGGCCCTGCGCTGGCTGGACGAACTCGTCGACGGGGGAGCGGTACCGGCTCAGGTCTGA
- a CDS encoding TetR/AcrR family transcriptional regulator, with amino-acid sequence MRKTRAQAKEDNRRALLDAAFEVVAREGYRAKLEDIAARAELTTGAIYSLFGSKNGLVVALVTDRLQPHYAEIEQAVPAELDLIAAVGAFARHQRRSCDAPDALSVQSLQITLLDMALHDPVLGAQLAETVQAQENHLVELFTGRAHNGSTVTRHQAERLTTALRALFVGLTQGVNLGLAPGADEQYFADAACALVTDARLTDDQT; translated from the coding sequence ATGCGAAAGACGAGAGCGCAGGCCAAGGAGGACAACCGCCGCGCCCTGCTGGACGCCGCGTTCGAGGTGGTGGCCCGGGAGGGCTACCGGGCCAAGCTCGAAGACATCGCCGCGCGGGCCGAGTTGACCACCGGCGCCATCTACTCGCTGTTCGGCAGCAAGAACGGTCTGGTGGTCGCGCTGGTCACCGACCGCCTGCAACCGCACTACGCGGAGATCGAGCAGGCGGTGCCCGCCGAGCTGGACCTGATCGCCGCGGTCGGCGCTTTCGCCCGGCACCAGCGGCGCAGCTGCGACGCACCCGATGCGCTGTCCGTGCAGTCGCTCCAGATCACCTTGCTGGACATGGCCCTGCACGATCCGGTTCTGGGCGCACAGCTGGCCGAGACCGTCCAAGCGCAGGAGAACCACCTGGTCGAGCTGTTCACCGGACGGGCCCACAACGGGAGCACCGTGACCCGGCACCAAGCCGAGCGCCTGACGACGGCGCTGAGGGCGTTGTTCGTCGGACTGACCCAAGGCGTCAACCTGGGACTCGCACCCGGCGCCGACGAGCAGTACTTCGCGGATGCGGCGTGCGCCCTGGTCACCGACGCACGCCTCACCGACGATCAGACCTGA
- a CDS encoding GNAT family N-acetyltransferase, which translates to MNQHRSSATDRELVRLRKLLAEPPVLRTDRLDLEPLRADHAEEMSAVLASPELYEFIGGVPLTAAELRTRYERMLAGSPDPEVSWCNWVIRLRAENRLVGTVQATIGPGYPGPAAEIAWMVGTGWQRRGIAKEAVLALVDWLRRLPVHGVLAHVHPQHRASAAVAEAAGLKPTADVHDGEVVWRLPFRD; encoded by the coding sequence ATGAACCAGCACCGGTCGTCGGCCACCGACCGCGAGCTGGTCCGCCTCCGGAAGCTCCTGGCGGAACCGCCGGTGCTCCGGACCGACCGGCTCGACCTGGAGCCGCTGCGCGCCGACCACGCCGAGGAGATGTCGGCGGTGCTGGCTTCCCCGGAGCTATACGAGTTCATCGGCGGCGTCCCGCTGACGGCGGCGGAGCTGCGCACCCGTTACGAGCGGATGCTGGCCGGTTCGCCGGATCCCGAGGTGTCGTGGTGCAACTGGGTCATCCGGCTGCGCGCCGAGAACCGGCTCGTCGGCACGGTGCAGGCGACGATCGGCCCCGGGTATCCCGGCCCCGCGGCCGAGATCGCCTGGATGGTGGGCACCGGGTGGCAGCGCCGCGGCATCGCGAAGGAAGCCGTGCTCGCCCTGGTCGACTGGCTCCGCCGACTACCGGTGCACGGCGTCCTCGCCCACGTCCACCCGCAACACCGTGCCTCGGCCGCGGTCGCCGAGGCCGCCGGTCTGAAGCCGACCGCCGACGTCCACGACGGCGAAGTCGTGTGGCGATTGCCCTTCAGGGACTGA
- a CDS encoding GNAT family N-acetyltransferase, whose product MSTWNIEPTAVDQPDVLGLLREYTDEMASRYYGRPATDAEVDEAIAEDPNAGLHPPTGVFLVVREQAELAGCAGIRELEPGIAELKRMYIRPQVRGRGAAARLLAEVEQHAQRLGYRAIRLDTRSDLVEARRLYAKHGYQEIPAFNNGPYAEHWFEKALG is encoded by the coding sequence GTGAGCACTTGGAACATCGAGCCCACCGCAGTGGACCAGCCGGACGTCCTCGGCCTGCTCCGCGAGTACACCGACGAGATGGCCAGCCGGTACTACGGCCGCCCGGCGACCGACGCCGAGGTGGACGAGGCGATCGCCGAAGATCCCAACGCCGGGCTGCACCCGCCCACCGGTGTCTTCCTCGTGGTCCGCGAGCAGGCCGAACTCGCGGGCTGCGCGGGCATCCGCGAGCTCGAACCCGGGATCGCCGAGCTGAAGCGGATGTACATCAGGCCGCAGGTGCGCGGGCGCGGGGCGGCCGCCCGGCTGCTCGCCGAGGTGGAGCAGCACGCGCAGCGGCTGGGATACCGCGCGATCCGCCTGGACACCCGCAGCGACCTCGTGGAAGCCCGCCGCCTCTACGCCAAGCACGGCTACCAGGAGATCCCGGCCTTCAACAACGGCCCGTACGCCGAGCACTGGTTCGAGAAGGCGCTGGGATGA
- a CDS encoding SDR family NAD(P)-dependent oxidoreductase yields MRLEGISAAVTGGASGLGLATARKLAGAGATVTIIDLPASPGAEVAAELGARFAAADITDEQQFAAALDAADEAGPLRALVHCAGRGARIRLVEKDGEPGALEPFEDVIQLNLIGSYNALRLGAARMAKHDAVDDERGAIVLTASVAAFEGQIGQIAYTASKSAIVGMTLCAARDLASKAIRVCTIAPGIMDTPLLGRLREDVRKSLEDSVPNPKRLGDPAEFGALACNILENPYLNGETIRLDGAIRMAPR; encoded by the coding sequence ATGCGTCTGGAAGGCATTTCGGCGGCGGTGACCGGCGGCGCGTCCGGTCTGGGACTGGCGACCGCGCGGAAGCTGGCCGGGGCGGGAGCCACCGTCACCATCATCGACCTGCCCGCCTCCCCGGGCGCGGAGGTCGCCGCCGAGCTCGGCGCGCGTTTCGCGGCCGCCGACATCACCGACGAGCAGCAGTTCGCCGCCGCGCTGGACGCGGCCGACGAGGCTGGACCGCTGCGCGCGCTGGTGCACTGCGCCGGGCGCGGTGCCCGCATCCGCCTGGTGGAGAAGGACGGCGAGCCCGGTGCGCTCGAACCGTTCGAGGACGTCATCCAGCTGAACCTGATCGGTTCCTACAACGCGCTGCGCCTCGGTGCGGCGCGGATGGCCAAGCACGACGCCGTGGACGACGAGCGCGGGGCGATCGTGCTGACCGCCTCGGTCGCCGCGTTCGAGGGGCAGATCGGCCAAATCGCCTACACCGCGTCGAAATCGGCCATCGTCGGCATGACGCTCTGCGCGGCGCGGGATTTGGCGAGCAAGGCGATCCGGGTATGCACCATCGCACCGGGCATCATGGACACCCCGCTGCTGGGCCGCCTGCGCGAGGACGTCCGCAAGTCCCTGGAGGACTCGGTGCCCAACCCGAAGCGACTCGGCGACCCGGCCGAATTCGGCGCGCTGGCCTGCAACATCCTGGAGAACCCCTACCTCAACGGGGAAACCATCCGGCTCGACGGCGCGATCCGGATGGCTCCCCGCTGA